The Vibrio echinoideorum genome includes a region encoding these proteins:
- a CDS encoding GntR family transcriptional regulator, giving the protein MIRQDILNGELTPGQKLVVADLKNRYNVGASPIREALVQLSWSKYVKLEPQKGCWVSPVSKKELNDLYESLRVVSSVLLKKAISAGDESWELEVLTSYHKLSRIQHLSEEFDCIEWEERHQRFHAALLEGADSENMFKFFDDLINQVKRYRFLAMSAETVADDLFNIDEHEMIMKLVLAKNAEQAAELLDQHLLGSMKRIEEIIEAA; this is encoded by the coding sequence ATGATTCGCCAAGATATTCTTAATGGTGAATTAACCCCAGGCCAAAAACTCGTTGTTGCAGATCTTAAAAATAGATACAACGTAGGCGCGTCTCCAATTCGTGAAGCCTTGGTGCAGTTGTCTTGGAGTAAATACGTTAAGCTAGAGCCACAAAAAGGTTGCTGGGTATCTCCAGTCTCAAAGAAAGAGCTCAATGACTTATACGAAAGCCTTCGAGTTGTCTCTTCTGTTTTGCTTAAGAAAGCGATTTCTGCCGGTGATGAAAGCTGGGAATTAGAAGTACTAACGTCTTACCATAAACTTTCTCGAATACAGCATCTGTCAGAAGAATTTGACTGTATTGAGTGGGAAGAGCGTCACCAGAGATTTCATGCAGCATTGCTTGAAGGTGCAGATTCAGAGAACATGTTTAAGTTCTTTGACGATCTGATTAACCAAGTAAAGCGCTACCGCTTTTTAGCAATGTCGGCTGAAACTGTCGCTGATGATCTGTTCAATATTGATGAACACGAAATGATCATGAAACTGGTACTCGCTAAAAATGCAGAACAAGCCGCTGAGTTGCTTGATCAGCACTTACTAGGTTCAATGAAACGAATTGAAGAGATTATCGAAGCCGCATAA
- a CDS encoding sensor domain-containing diguanylate cyclase, translated as MRNKKSIITLLIISITLCSAVALYYLQRYKEVKQQSFDYSAKQAVYQLVYAKRDYDLLKTQLASVMGLLSHSQSLVNFAESPSEQTKDLLEEVWQSVLVNQKWYTKIHLLDITGKELVRVNYSADTGSVAVPQELQDKSDSSYFQHAQNLEAEQIGGWGIELETEHGELTFPYVPVIRVFTPVETPEKRVGYLVINLDVWGLSSRLSFSPDNDLRAEIINESGYYIASNNSSKLFGDSIPERKGYNLKHIAPQTWEAINNDQVGHVFEDGNLFAFNTVMLANNQKAHLLIQLNQKQLMDRAEQSLNDLSQEEVFVLLTVLVFAFPFAYLVTHYRRRSLESKLARAALSGMSAVMISDKQHRTMMINNEFENMTGYCKTQVLGKNALQLLLENTDQVLSSSVIWSHLEQEEVWEGEVQCKNKLRIPFTVIMRVQAVKNNSGKVSYYITSLVDISVRKELEVRLRVLSERDSLSNLWNRRKFEEQLAYYSRLVERYPNEATTCLALVDIDNFKRINDELGHDEGDRVIASVARLLQDSLRSTDFVARVGGEEFALLMPHTSLPEAKRVLDRLRIEIELSVGTKVTVSVGFTDLTSNSTRSYKCADVGLYESKSSGRNTVSMCPSHADVA; from the coding sequence ATGAGAAATAAAAAATCAATAATTACATTACTAATTATCTCAATCACTCTCTGTTCTGCCGTTGCTCTTTATTACTTACAGCGCTACAAAGAAGTAAAACAACAGAGCTTTGACTATTCGGCTAAACAAGCTGTCTATCAATTAGTGTATGCCAAGCGAGACTATGATCTTCTTAAGACTCAATTAGCCTCGGTGATGGGGTTGCTCAGTCACAGTCAAAGTCTTGTCAATTTTGCTGAATCTCCGTCGGAACAAACCAAAGATCTACTCGAAGAAGTTTGGCAGTCTGTCTTAGTGAACCAGAAGTGGTACACGAAGATTCATCTGTTGGACATTACGGGCAAAGAGCTGGTGCGCGTTAATTACTCGGCTGATACCGGGAGTGTGGCGGTCCCTCAAGAGCTACAAGACAAGTCTGATTCTAGCTATTTTCAACATGCACAAAATCTTGAAGCCGAGCAAATTGGTGGCTGGGGGATTGAACTTGAAACGGAGCATGGTGAGCTAACCTTCCCTTATGTACCTGTAATCCGTGTATTTACTCCTGTTGAAACACCAGAAAAACGCGTTGGTTACCTTGTTATCAATTTGGATGTATGGGGCTTATCGTCACGTCTTAGCTTTTCACCTGATAATGACCTAAGAGCGGAAATCATTAATGAATCCGGCTATTACATTGCGAGTAATAACAGCAGTAAGCTGTTTGGTGATTCTATCCCTGAAAGAAAAGGGTATAACCTGAAACACATCGCACCACAAACGTGGGAAGCGATTAACAACGATCAGGTTGGACACGTTTTTGAAGATGGTAACTTGTTTGCGTTTAACACCGTTATGCTCGCGAATAATCAAAAAGCTCACTTGCTGATTCAACTCAATCAGAAGCAGTTGATGGATAGGGCTGAACAGAGTCTAAATGATCTCTCCCAAGAAGAAGTTTTCGTATTACTGACGGTACTTGTTTTTGCGTTTCCGTTTGCATATTTAGTGACCCATTATCGACGTCGGAGCTTAGAAAGTAAGTTGGCGCGCGCCGCATTGAGTGGTATGTCTGCCGTGATGATCTCCGATAAGCAGCATCGTACTATGATGATCAATAACGAGTTTGAGAACATGACCGGGTACTGCAAAACCCAAGTTCTCGGGAAAAATGCATTGCAGCTGTTGCTTGAAAATACCGATCAAGTGCTCTCTAGCTCAGTTATCTGGAGTCATTTAGAACAGGAAGAAGTATGGGAAGGTGAAGTACAGTGTAAGAATAAACTGCGTATTCCTTTCACCGTTATCATGAGAGTACAGGCGGTTAAAAATAATTCTGGAAAGGTCAGCTATTATATTACTTCCTTGGTCGATATTTCGGTAAGGAAAGAGCTTGAAGTCCGTTTGCGTGTTTTAAGTGAAAGGGATTCTTTGAGTAACCTTTGGAACCGACGAAAATTCGAAGAGCAACTCGCGTACTATTCTCGTTTGGTAGAGCGTTACCCAAATGAAGCGACCACTTGCCTAGCCTTGGTCGATATCGATAATTTTAAACGTATCAATGATGAGCTTGGCCACGATGAAGGCGACCGTGTTATCGCGAGTGTTGCTAGGCTCTTGCAAGACAGCCTTCGCAGTACTGACTTTGTTGCTAGAGTCGGCGGCGAGGAGTTCGCATTACTGATGCCACATACTTCATTGCCTGAAGCGAAACGCGTACTGGATCGCTTGCGAATAGAGATAGAGTTGTCTGTTGGTACGAAAGTCACGGTCAGTGTCGGCTTTACTGATTTGACGAGCAACAGTACACGTTCGTATAAATGTGCTGATGTAGGGCTTTACGAATCTAAATCATCTGGGCGTAATACCGTTTCTATGTGCCCGAGCCATGCCGATGTAGCGTAG
- the ilvN gene encoding acetolactate synthase small subunit, with product MRHILSLLMENQPGALSRVVGLFSQRGYNIESLNVSPTDDPTLSRLNVTTNSSEMQLEQIQKQLHKLIDVLKVQEVSELEHIERELLMVKVRASGFARAEVKRTADIFRGQIVDVTASQYTVQMAGTSEKLDAFIQALSEVTEVLEVARSGVVGIARGERALKA from the coding sequence ATGAGACACATCCTTTCACTATTAATGGAAAACCAACCAGGTGCACTTTCTCGAGTGGTTGGCTTGTTTTCTCAGCGTGGCTACAACATTGAGTCTTTGAATGTATCTCCAACCGATGATCCAACGCTTTCTCGTCTGAATGTCACCACTAACTCGAGCGAAATGCAGCTTGAGCAGATCCAAAAACAGCTACACAAGTTAATCGACGTACTTAAGGTACAAGAAGTGTCTGAGCTTGAGCATATCGAGCGTGAACTTTTGATGGTAAAAGTACGCGCTAGCGGCTTTGCTCGCGCGGAAGTGAAACGCACAGCGGATATCTTCCGTGGCCAGATTGTCGATGTGACAGCTTCTCAATACACGGTTCAAATGGCTGGAACTAGCGAGAAGCTTGATGCTTTCATTCAGGCTTTGTCTGAAGTGACGGAAGTTCTTGAAGTGGCTCGAAGTGGTGTTGTTGGTATTGCTCGTGGTGAACGAGCGTTGAAGGCCTAA